A window from Triticum aestivum cultivar Chinese Spring chromosome 6D, IWGSC CS RefSeq v2.1, whole genome shotgun sequence encodes these proteins:
- the LOC123145095 gene encoding protein HOTHEAD, with protein MAFFIATMLLGLLSVSQPARGVNYTFMREAMHAPPVTYYDYIVIGGGTAGCPLAATLSRRYRVLLLERGGSPYDDDRVLNMAHFSDVLSDTSASSPSQRFVSEDGVINSRPRVLGGGSCLNAGFFTRAGVGYTRAVGWDASEVLSAYRWVEDVVAFQPELGPWQAAVRRGLLETGVVPDNGFTYDHIPGTKVGGSIFDPDGRRHTAADLLQYARPEGIDVLLRARVARILFSYKGTKPVARGVVYRDSLGIVHVAYLNQGDANEIILSAGALGSPQLLMLSGVGPSDHLRSFGLDVVVDNPGVGQGMSDNPMNAIYVPSPSPVEVSLIQVVGITRFGSYIEGASGSDWTTRTASSSGDGARQARVFGMFSPQTGQLPTVPPKQRTPEAIARAVEAMSQVPDAALRGGFILEKVLGPQSTGSLALRNLDPDDNPIVQFNYFAHPDDLRRCVAGIEAIERVIRSRSFSRFAYPNFAFPAMLNVTAEFPANLMRVRGGSDPAALERFCRDTVMTIWHYHGGCQVGRVVDRDYRVLGIDALRVIDGSTFNASPGTNPQATVMMLGRYMGVKIEKERTLIEGGARKL; from the exons ATGGCATTCTTCATCGCCACCATGTTGCTTGGACTCCTCTCCGTCTCTCAACCAG CGCGAGGTGTAAACTACACGTTCATGAGGGAGGCGATGCACGCGCCGCCGGTGACCTACTACGACTACATCGTCATCGGGGGCGGCACGGCGGGCTGCCCGCTGGCGGCGACGCTGTCCAGGCGCTACCgcgtgctgctgctggagcgcGGCGGGTCGCCGTACGACGACGACCGCGTGCTCAACATGGCGCACTTCTCCGACGTGCTCTCGGACACGTCCGCGTCGTCCCCGTCGCAGCGGTTCGTGTCCGAGGACGGCGTGATCAACTCGCGGCCGCGGGTGCTGGGCGGCGGCAGCTGCCTCAACGCCGGCTTCTTCACGCGCGCCGGCGTCGGCTACACGAGGGCCGTCGGCTGGGACGCCAGCGAGGTGCTCAGCGCCTACAGGTGGGTGGAGGACGTGGTGGCGTTCCAGCCGGAGCTGGGGCCGTGGCAGGCGGCGGTGCGGCGCGGGCTCCTGGAGACCGGGGTGGTGCCGGACAACGGGTTCACGTACGACCACATCCCCGGCACCAAGGTCGGCGGGTCCATCTTCGACCCCGACGGCCGGCGCCACACGGCGGCCGACCTGCTGCAGTACGCGCGCCCCGAAGGGATCGACGTGCTTCTCCGGGCCCGAGTGGCCAGGATCTTGTTCAGTTACAAAG GGACCAAGCCCGTGGCGCGCGGCGTGGTGTACCGCGACTCGCTGGGCATCGTTCACGTGGCGTACCTCAACCAGGGCGACGCCAACGAGATCATCCTGTCGGCGGGGGCGCTGGGCAGCCCGCAGCTGCTGATGCTCAGCGGCGTCGGGCCCTCCGACCACCTCCGGTCGTTCGGCCTCGACGTCGTCGTCGACAACCCCGGGGTCGGGCAGGGCATGTCCGACAACCCCATGAACGCCATCTAcgtgccgtcgccgtcgcccgtcgaGGTGTCGCTCATCCAGGTCGTCGGCATCACCAGGTTCGGCAGCTACATCGAGGGCGCCAGCGGGTCCGACTGGACCACGCGCACCGCCTCCTCCAGCGGCGACGGCGCGCGACAAGCCCGCGTCTTCGGCATGTTCTCCCCGCAGACGGGGCAGCTCCCGACGGTGCCCCCGAAGCAGCGCACACCGGAGGCCATCGCGCGCGCCGTGGAAGCCATGAGTCAGGTGCCGGACGCAGCGCTCCGCGGCGGCTTCATCCTGGAGAAGGTCCTCGGCCCGCAGTCCACGGGCAGCCTCGCGCTCCGCAACCTGGACCCCGACGACAACCCCATCGTCCAGTTCAACTACTTCGCCCACCCGGACGACCTCCGGCGCTGCGTCGCCGGCATCGAGGCCATCGAGCGGGTCATCCGCTCCAGGTCGTTCTCGCGGTTCGCGTACCCCAACTTCGCGTTCCCGGCGATGCTCAACGTCACGGCGGAGTTCCCGGCGAACCTGATGCGCGTGCGCGGCGGCAGCGACCCCGCGGCGCTGGAGCGGTTCTGCAGGGACACCGTCATGACCATCTGGCATTACCACGGCGGGTGCCAGGTCGGTAGAGTCGTCGACCGCGACTACCGGGTCCTCGGCATTGATGCGCTGCGCGTCATCGACGGCTCCACGTTCAATGCCTCGCCGGGGACCAACCCGCAGGCCACCGTCATGATGCTCGGCAG GTACATGGGAGTCAAAATCGAGAAGGAGAGGACGCTGATCGAAGGAGGAGCGAGAAAACTGTAG